The Cellulomonas sp. P24 genome contains a region encoding:
- the galE gene encoding UDP-glucose 4-epimerase GalE encodes MTWLVTGGAGYIGSHVVRALGKVGLATVVIDDLSSGHREFVPADVPLVVGSILDTALVEQALAEHQVTGVVHLAGFKYAGVSVSRPLHTYEQNVTGTAHLLAAMSAQGVEQIVFSSSAAVYGTPDVDLVTEDTATSPESPYGRSKLIGEWLLADQGRATGLRHTSLRYFNVVGSDTPELYDTSPHNLFPLVLEALVEGRTPRINGTDYPTPDGTCVRDYVHVGDLASSHVAAAQALAGGRDLEPVYNLGSGDGVSVSQIMTAVAEVTGIDFTPEIAPRRAGDPARIVASGERAARDLDWRMTHSLAEMVASAWTARQAAEQAVSAS; translated from the coding sequence ATGACGTGGTTGGTGACGGGTGGAGCCGGGTACATCGGATCGCACGTGGTGCGGGCGCTCGGGAAGGTCGGGCTGGCGACCGTCGTCATCGACGACCTGTCGAGCGGCCACCGCGAGTTCGTCCCGGCGGACGTCCCGCTCGTGGTCGGCAGCATCCTGGACACGGCGCTCGTCGAGCAGGCGCTCGCCGAGCACCAGGTCACCGGGGTCGTCCACCTGGCCGGGTTCAAGTACGCCGGCGTCTCCGTGAGCCGACCGCTCCACACCTACGAGCAGAACGTCACCGGCACCGCGCACCTGCTGGCGGCGATGTCCGCGCAGGGCGTCGAGCAGATCGTGTTCTCGTCGAGCGCGGCGGTGTACGGGACGCCCGACGTCGACCTCGTCACCGAGGACACCGCGACGTCGCCCGAGTCGCCGTACGGCCGTTCGAAGCTGATCGGCGAGTGGCTGCTCGCCGACCAGGGCCGCGCGACGGGCCTGCGCCACACGTCGCTGCGGTACTTCAACGTCGTCGGCTCGGACACCCCGGAGCTGTACGACACCTCCCCGCACAACCTCTTCCCGCTCGTGCTCGAGGCCCTCGTCGAGGGTCGGACGCCGCGCATCAACGGCACCGACTACCCGACCCCGGACGGCACGTGCGTGCGCGACTACGTGCACGTCGGTGACCTGGCGTCGTCGCACGTCGCCGCCGCGCAGGCACTCGCCGGCGGCCGCGACCTGGAGCCCGTCTACAACCTGGGCTCGGGCGACGGGGTCTCGGTGAGCCAGATCATGACGGCCGTGGCCGAGGTCACCGGCATCGACTTCACGCCGGAGATCGCCCCCCGCCGGGCCGGTGACCCGGCACGCATCGTCGCGTCGGGCGAGCGCGCCGCGCGGGACCTCGACTGGCGGATGACGCACAGCCTCGCCGAGATGGTCGCGAGCGCATGGACCGCCCGTCAGGCGGCGGAACAGGCCGTCAGCGCGTCCTGA
- a CDS encoding LLM class flavin-dependent oxidoreductase, whose protein sequence is MTHDLRFGIVLLPQERWARDRARWQRAEEYGFDHAWTYDHLAWRTLADEPWLATIPLLAAAAVVTERIRLGTWVASPNYRHPVPFAKDVMGLDDISDGRLILGLGAGGTGVDAEVLGAPLTPGARTRRFGEFVAVLDRLLTQPVTDHDGEFYRANGARMRPGCVQQPRVPFVVAANGPRAMALAARYGEGWGTFGPSLPDEVRDGLTEAQAQDEWWAGLERMVEAYEAAADGTPGATARRYLSIDGAPVFALRSADVLVEGVERATALGFTDIVLHWPRAEGIYAGSESVLDEVAGLLPELRQRYVPREVRTR, encoded by the coding sequence ATGACGCACGACCTGAGGTTCGGCATCGTCCTGCTGCCGCAGGAGCGGTGGGCCCGGGACCGCGCCCGGTGGCAGCGCGCCGAGGAGTACGGGTTCGACCACGCGTGGACCTACGACCACCTCGCCTGGCGGACGCTCGCCGACGAGCCGTGGCTCGCGACGATCCCGCTGCTCGCCGCGGCGGCGGTCGTGACCGAACGCATCCGGCTCGGCACGTGGGTCGCGTCGCCGAACTACCGGCACCCGGTCCCGTTCGCCAAGGACGTCATGGGCCTGGACGACATCAGCGACGGGCGGCTGATCCTCGGGCTCGGCGCGGGCGGCACCGGGGTCGACGCCGAGGTCCTCGGCGCGCCACTGACCCCCGGCGCGCGCACCCGACGCTTCGGCGAGTTCGTCGCGGTGCTGGACCGGCTGCTCACCCAGCCGGTCACCGACCACGACGGCGAGTTCTACCGGGCCAACGGCGCCCGGATGCGACCGGGCTGCGTGCAGCAGCCCCGGGTGCCGTTCGTCGTCGCCGCGAACGGCCCACGGGCGATGGCGCTCGCGGCACGCTACGGCGAGGGCTGGGGCACGTTCGGCCCGAGCCTGCCCGACGAGGTCCGCGACGGCCTCACCGAGGCGCAGGCGCAGGACGAGTGGTGGGCGGGGCTCGAGCGGATGGTCGAGGCGTACGAGGCCGCGGCCGACGGCACGCCCGGAGCGACCGCGCGCCGCTACCTCAGCATCGACGGCGCGCCGGTCTTCGCCCTGCGGTCGGCCGACGTGCTCGTCGAGGGCGTCGAGCGGGCGACCGCGCTCGGCTTCACCGACATCGTGCTGCACTGGCCGCGCGCCGAGGGCATCTACGCCGGGTCCGAGTCCGTGCTCGACGAGGTCGCGGGACTCCTGCCGGAGCTTCGCCAGAGGTACGTGCCGCGCGAGGTCAGGACGCGCTGA
- a CDS encoding DUF3618 domain-containing protein: protein MTTDPKLAALEAELAKTRAELAATVDELATRLDPRTQATHAVDSAKKLARDAVGSGPEADPEEKTHARIVLGTAAGVLATVIAGAARRR from the coding sequence ATGACCACCGACCCGAAGCTCGCCGCTCTCGAGGCCGAGCTCGCCAAGACCCGCGCCGAGCTCGCCGCCACGGTCGACGAGCTCGCCACCCGCCTCGACCCGCGCACGCAGGCCACCCACGCGGTGGACTCCGCCAAGAAGCTCGCCCGCGACGCGGTCGGCTCCGGGCCGGAGGCCGACCCCGAGGAGAAGACCCACGCCCGGATCGTGCTCGGCACCGCGGCCGGAGTCCTGGCCACCGTGATCGCCGGGGCGGCCCGCAGGCGCTGA
- a CDS encoding LacI family DNA-binding transcriptional regulator: MAATEESVPRPRAATLRDVAVLAGVSVATASKALNGRSNVHPDTRRRVIEAAERISFTPNTLAQAILAGQTGTVGLLTNDLEGRFSLPILMGAEDAFGAGKMSVFLCDARDDAIREQYHLKALLGRRVDGLIVVGSNTDPRESLGHDLPVPVVYAYAPSTDPLDSSVIPDNVNAGTLAIEHLVATGRTRIAHVTGDVNYAAARDRAAGALGALAAAGLELAGERVRYGAWTEAWGRAATHTLLSQGVEFDAILCGSDQIARGVMDVLRDRGFDVPREVAVMGFDNWQILTSGARPELTSVDMNFEMLGRRAAQRMFEAIDGKQTPGVERMPCRVVVRGSTTLDD, translated from the coding sequence GTGGCTGCGACGGAGGAGAGCGTCCCGCGACCGCGAGCGGCGACGCTCCGGGACGTGGCGGTCCTGGCCGGCGTCTCGGTCGCGACCGCGTCCAAGGCCCTCAACGGCCGCAGCAACGTGCACCCCGACACCCGTCGCCGGGTGATCGAGGCGGCCGAACGGATCTCGTTCACCCCGAACACGCTCGCGCAGGCGATCCTCGCCGGGCAGACCGGCACCGTCGGTCTGCTCACCAACGACCTCGAGGGTCGGTTCAGCCTGCCGATCCTCATGGGCGCGGAGGACGCGTTCGGCGCCGGCAAGATGTCGGTGTTCCTGTGCGACGCGCGGGACGACGCGATCCGCGAGCAGTACCACCTCAAGGCGCTGCTGGGCCGACGGGTCGACGGGCTGATCGTCGTCGGGAGCAACACGGACCCACGCGAGTCCCTCGGGCACGACCTGCCGGTGCCGGTCGTCTACGCGTACGCGCCGTCGACCGATCCGCTCGACTCGTCGGTCATCCCCGACAACGTCAATGCGGGCACGCTCGCGATCGAGCACCTGGTCGCGACCGGACGCACCCGCATCGCCCACGTGACGGGCGACGTCAACTACGCGGCAGCACGCGACCGTGCCGCCGGGGCGCTCGGCGCTCTCGCCGCAGCAGGGCTTGAGCTGGCCGGGGAGCGGGTCCGCTACGGGGCGTGGACGGAGGCCTGGGGGCGCGCAGCGACGCACACCCTCCTCAGTCAGGGCGTCGAGTTCGACGCGATCCTGTGCGGCAGCGACCAGATCGCGCGGGGGGTCATGGACGTCCTCCGCGACCGGGGCTTCGACGTGCCGCGCGAGGTCGCCGTCATGGGGTTCGACAACTGGCAGATCCTGACGTCCGGTGCGCGCCCCGAGCTCACCAGCGTCGACATGAACTTCGAGATGCTCGGTCGCCGTGCGGCGCAGCGGATGTTCGAGGCGATCGACGGCAAGCAGACGCCCGGGGTCGAGCGGATGCCGTGCCGGGTCGTGGTCCGCGGCTCGACGACGCTCGACGACTGA
- a CDS encoding carbohydrate ABC transporter permease: protein MTAPLAPATGVPSAPSGTRTAPRRSGTRRKPQVRMLFLLPAGVFLALFSFYPLLQLIRMSVSAVSAATLNREWVFTGLENFTKGFSTGETTQALTRTGVFVLVVTLLGMVGGLAAAIVLRIQGRWSGFLMALMVFVWALPPVVNGSVWKFLLGDSGLFNTILTSTGLRDTPIPFLYDQYWALMSVAFVNAFAVIPFNALVFRAALLGIPPESFEAAALDGANKWQEIRHIMLPSVRPTTLVLLVLTIVYGFRSFDFIYVMTYGGPGTATNTLPFLGYLQAFVRYDFGLGSATSVVTVLGVLVLAAVYARSIRREESES, encoded by the coding sequence ATGACAGCTCCACTGGCACCGGCGACCGGCGTCCCGTCGGCACCGTCCGGGACCCGGACCGCCCCCCGGCGGTCCGGGACCCGGCGGAAGCCGCAGGTCCGGATGCTCTTCCTGCTCCCGGCAGGCGTCTTCCTCGCACTCTTCAGCTTCTACCCGCTCCTCCAGCTGATCCGGATGAGCGTCAGCGCCGTCAGCGCCGCCACGCTCAACCGCGAGTGGGTGTTCACCGGCCTCGAGAACTTCACCAAGGGCTTCTCCACCGGCGAGACCACCCAGGCGCTCACGCGCACCGGGGTGTTCGTCCTGGTCGTCACGCTGCTCGGGATGGTCGGCGGGCTCGCCGCAGCGATCGTGCTGCGGATCCAGGGCCGGTGGTCCGGGTTCCTGATGGCCCTCATGGTGTTCGTCTGGGCACTTCCCCCGGTCGTCAACGGCAGCGTCTGGAAGTTCCTGCTCGGGGACTCGGGCCTGTTCAACACGATCCTCACGTCGACCGGCCTCCGCGACACCCCGATCCCGTTCCTCTACGACCAGTACTGGGCGCTCATGTCGGTCGCGTTCGTCAACGCGTTCGCGGTGATCCCGTTCAACGCCCTGGTCTTCCGCGCCGCCCTGCTCGGGATCCCTCCCGAGAGCTTCGAGGCCGCCGCCCTCGACGGTGCGAACAAGTGGCAGGAGATCCGCCACATCATGCTCCCGTCGGTCCGCCCGACCACGCTCGTGCTGCTCGTCCTGACGATCGTCTACGGGTTCCGCAGCTTCGACTTCATCTACGTCATGACCTACGGCGGACCCGGGACCGCGACCAACACGCTGCCGTTCCTCGGCTACCTGCAGGCCTTCGTCCGCTACGACTTCGGGCTCGGCTCGGCCACCTCGGTGGTCACCGTCCTCGGGGTCCTCGTGCTCGCCGCGGTCTACGCGCGCAGCATCCGCCGAGAGGAGTCGGAGTCGTGA
- a CDS encoding phage holin family protein yields the protein MTSSEGPSEPAPPTPPDPEHLSIGQLVSRLTEQAARLVRAEIDLAKAELQLRAQNAAIGIGMFVVAGVLSLYGLGWLLNSAALGLANVMPAWLAALIVGVVLLALTATLALLGKRALSRGMPPTPERATENVKLDIEAVKEGLRS from the coding sequence GTGACCAGCAGCGAGGGCCCGTCGGAGCCCGCACCGCCCACCCCGCCCGACCCCGAGCACCTGTCGATCGGCCAGCTCGTGAGCCGCCTCACCGAGCAGGCGGCGCGGCTCGTCCGCGCCGAGATCGACCTCGCGAAGGCCGAGCTCCAGCTCCGAGCGCAGAACGCGGCGATCGGGATCGGCATGTTCGTCGTCGCCGGTGTCCTGTCGCTCTACGGCCTGGGCTGGCTCCTCAACAGCGCAGCCCTCGGGCTCGCGAACGTCATGCCTGCCTGGCTCGCCGCACTGATCGTCGGTGTCGTCCTCCTCGCGCTCACGGCGACCCTCGCCCTCCTCGGCAAGCGCGCCCTCTCCCGGGGGATGCCGCCGACGCCCGAACGCGCGACCGAGAACGTCAAGCTCGACATCGAGGCCGTGAAGGAAGGGCTCCGCTCATGA
- a CDS encoding sugar ABC transporter substrate-binding protein, with protein MRITDITGRSTGSPRRRGRLLTLAAATVAGALALSACSGGSGSSSTSSGGGATSSTITVWHYFSDPNQVKLMDEYATKFQSAHSGVKVDNVYVPYDQMNSKVIAAAGAKTGPDVVVFNGAEAATLALGGALAPLDDRWASYADASQFPDSVIHKIDGKTYAVQGYVNLLGLWYNADILKELGVQPPTTMDELEADMAKAKAAGYQGITLSGLPQSQGEWQAFPWLSASGFSYTSPDATALAAGLSRVRGWVDKGWLSQESVTWDQTVPFQKFAAGGVAFAENGNWQMGTAKSDAKFSYGVVPLPLGSTGKVYLGGEGEGIGAFSKNPDLAWQYLTETYFDKAGQILPVTIVGSIPSRADAAEDPAVTGNELLKPFADTIAKYGANYPAGNIPPAAVADIQLAVGQAWSSALGGQKSPTDAAKTAVTTVTGLLG; from the coding sequence TTGAGAATCACCGACATCACGGGCCGGTCGACCGGCTCCCCCCGCCGCCGCGGACGGCTGCTCACGCTCGCCGCCGCCACCGTCGCCGGCGCCCTCGCGCTCTCCGCGTGCTCCGGCGGCTCCGGCTCGTCGAGCACCTCGAGCGGGGGCGGCGCCACGAGCAGCACGATCACCGTCTGGCACTACTTCAGCGACCCGAACCAGGTCAAGCTGATGGACGAGTACGCGACCAAGTTCCAGTCCGCGCACAGCGGCGTCAAGGTCGACAACGTCTACGTGCCCTACGACCAGATGAACTCCAAGGTCATCGCCGCAGCCGGTGCGAAGACCGGCCCGGACGTCGTCGTCTTCAACGGCGCCGAGGCCGCGACCCTCGCCCTCGGTGGCGCGCTCGCCCCGCTCGACGACCGGTGGGCGTCCTACGCCGACGCCAGCCAGTTCCCCGACTCGGTGATCCACAAGATCGACGGCAAGACGTACGCCGTCCAGGGCTACGTCAACCTGCTGGGCCTCTGGTACAACGCCGACATCCTCAAGGAGCTCGGCGTCCAGCCGCCGACCACCATGGACGAGCTCGAGGCCGACATGGCGAAGGCGAAGGCCGCCGGCTACCAGGGCATCACGCTCAGCGGGCTGCCGCAGTCCCAGGGCGAGTGGCAGGCGTTCCCGTGGCTCTCCGCCTCGGGGTTCAGCTACACCTCGCCCGACGCCACCGCTCTCGCGGCCGGGCTCTCCCGGGTACGGGGCTGGGTCGACAAGGGCTGGCTCTCGCAGGAGTCGGTGACCTGGGACCAGACCGTGCCGTTCCAGAAGTTCGCCGCAGGCGGCGTCGCCTTCGCGGAGAACGGCAACTGGCAGATGGGCACGGCCAAGTCCGACGCGAAGTTCAGCTACGGCGTCGTCCCGCTGCCGCTCGGCAGCACCGGCAAGGTCTACCTCGGCGGCGAGGGCGAGGGCATCGGTGCGTTCAGCAAGAACCCCGACCTCGCCTGGCAGTACCTGACCGAGACGTACTTCGACAAGGCCGGGCAGATCCTCCCGGTGACGATCGTCGGCAGCATCCCGTCACGCGCGGACGCCGCCGAGGACCCGGCCGTGACCGGGAACGAGCTGCTCAAGCCGTTCGCTGACACGATCGCCAAGTACGGCGCCAACTACCCCGCGGGCAACATCCCGCCGGCAGCCGTCGCCGACATCCAGCTGGCCGTCGGCCAGGCCTGGAGCTCCGCGCTCGGCGGTCAGAAGTCCCCGACCGACGCCGCGAAGACCGCCGTCACGACCGTGACCGGCCTGCTCGGCTAG
- a CDS encoding metallopeptidase family protein: MSREEFEEAVEDALDEIPPELTAQMDNVVVLVEDDAPSDEPELLGLYEGTPLTDRDGWWAAGSLPDRITIYRNPTLAMCDSREEVVEEVAVTVVHEIAHHFGIDDERLHELGWS, from the coding sequence ATGTCGCGTGAGGAGTTCGAGGAAGCCGTCGAGGACGCCCTCGACGAGATCCCGCCCGAGCTCACCGCCCAGATGGACAACGTCGTCGTGCTCGTCGAGGACGACGCACCGTCCGACGAGCCCGAGCTGCTCGGGCTCTACGAGGGCACGCCGCTCACCGACCGCGACGGGTGGTGGGCCGCCGGCTCGCTGCCGGACCGCATCACGATCTACCGCAACCCGACCCTCGCGATGTGCGACTCGCGCGAGGAGGTCGTCGAGGAGGTCGCCGTGACGGTGGTCCACGAGATCGCGCACCACTTCGGCATCGACGACGAGCGGCTGCACGAGCTGGGGTGGTCCTGA
- a CDS encoding SDR family oxidoreductase codes for MIAVRDLTGTVVALTGATAGIGRETARLLVAEGAKVALGGRRTERLEELVAELGADNAVGVTMDVRSPADNARLVAAAIDRWGRLDSVVANAGIGMYGGILDHTDEELATMMDTNYAGTVWTVRSALPAMLEAGAGDVVIVSSVAGFRGGADEAVYAGTKHAQVGLAGSLDRELREKGVRVTLICPAGTGTEFAVGAGRTSDDPRFAEWLSPVDVATAIVTTLHQPRSLRTAIWTLWSMGQGS; via the coding sequence GTGATCGCCGTTCGTGACCTGACCGGAACTGTCGTCGCCCTCACCGGTGCCACCGCCGGGATCGGCCGTGAGACCGCCCGCCTGCTCGTCGCCGAAGGGGCGAAGGTCGCGCTCGGCGGGCGCCGCACCGAGCGCCTCGAGGAGCTCGTCGCCGAGCTCGGGGCGGACAACGCCGTCGGCGTGACGATGGACGTCCGCTCGCCCGCCGACAACGCGCGGCTCGTCGCCGCTGCCATCGACCGCTGGGGACGCCTCGACTCCGTGGTCGCGAACGCCGGCATCGGCATGTACGGCGGCATCCTCGACCACACCGACGAGGAGCTCGCCACGATGATGGACACGAACTACGCGGGCACCGTCTGGACCGTGCGGTCCGCACTGCCGGCGATGCTCGAGGCCGGCGCCGGTGACGTGGTGATCGTCTCCAGCGTCGCCGGGTTCCGCGGCGGGGCGGACGAGGCCGTATACGCCGGCACGAAGCATGCACAGGTCGGCCTCGCCGGGAGCCTCGACCGGGAGCTCCGTGAGAAGGGCGTGCGGGTGACCCTCATCTGCCCCGCGGGCACCGGGACCGAGTTCGCCGTCGGTGCGGGCCGGACGTCCGACGACCCGCGCTTCGCGGAGTGGCTGTCCCCGGTCGACGTCGCCACTGCGATCGTGACGACCCTGCACCAGCCGCGCTCGCTCCGCACCGCCATCTGGACCCTGTGGAGCATGGGCCAGGGCAGCTGA
- a CDS encoding glycoside hydrolase family 127 protein → MPTDARHDHLTVPADRPDRGRPVAPSTGRWRPLGLADVTIDSGFWADLQRLNSTAMIAHCEQWVETMGWIGNFDAAVEGRLPADRRGREFSDSEIYKLLEAMSWEVGRTGDAALEARLQALVARVAPVQEADGYLNTKFGRPGQAPRYSDLQWGHELYCYGHLIQAGVARSRTHGEDDLVRIATRAADHVCDVFGDEGDQRVGGHPEIEVALVELYRVTGERRYLDQARAFVDRRGHGALGDIELGRQYFQDDRPVRETTVMDGHAVRALYLAAGAADVATEDGDDDLLAAVAIQTVTTLARRTYLTGGMGAHHEGESFGQDHELPPDRAYSETCAGVASVMLNHRLLLATGDPRHADAVERTLYNVVAASPAEDGRSFYYTNTLHQRVPGAVPEVDVASPRASSSLRAPWFEVSCCPTNLTRTIATLGAYVATADDDGVQLHQYAGATVRATIGSGREVGLRIETAYPTDGTIRVVVTETPDESWTLTLRVPSWATGATLTHGATHRAVEPGFATLARRFAVGDVVELVLPMSARWTWPDARVDAVRGQVAVERGPLVMCLESTDLGGSVNVVRVRTDEPPVDEGGVVRVHATRLALDEPGWPYGSHDATDGTGAVTGEVDAGLVPLVPYHHWANRGPSTMRVWMPTAD, encoded by the coding sequence ATGCCTACCGACGCCCGTCACGACCACCTCACCGTGCCTGCGGACCGGCCCGACCGTGGCCGCCCCGTCGCACCGTCGACCGGTCGCTGGCGCCCTCTCGGCCTCGCCGACGTGACGATCGACAGCGGGTTCTGGGCGGACCTCCAGCGGCTCAACTCGACCGCGATGATCGCCCACTGCGAGCAGTGGGTCGAGACCATGGGGTGGATCGGGAACTTCGACGCCGCGGTCGAGGGGCGGCTTCCCGCCGACCGTCGCGGGCGCGAGTTCTCCGACTCCGAGATCTACAAGCTCCTCGAGGCGATGTCCTGGGAGGTCGGGCGCACCGGCGACGCCGCGCTCGAGGCCCGGCTGCAGGCGCTGGTCGCCCGGGTCGCCCCCGTGCAGGAGGCCGACGGGTACCTCAACACCAAGTTCGGCCGTCCCGGCCAGGCGCCGCGCTACTCCGACCTGCAGTGGGGCCACGAGCTCTACTGCTACGGGCACCTCATCCAGGCGGGGGTCGCCCGGTCCCGGACGCACGGTGAGGACGACCTCGTGCGGATCGCGACCCGGGCGGCCGACCACGTGTGCGACGTCTTCGGCGACGAGGGCGACCAGCGGGTCGGGGGGCACCCGGAGATCGAGGTGGCCCTCGTCGAGCTGTACCGCGTCACGGGCGAGCGACGCTACCTGGACCAGGCGCGCGCGTTCGTCGACCGACGCGGCCACGGCGCCCTCGGCGACATCGAGCTCGGTCGCCAGTACTTCCAGGACGACCGCCCGGTCCGCGAGACCACCGTCATGGACGGTCACGCCGTCCGCGCGCTGTACCTCGCGGCCGGCGCGGCGGACGTCGCGACCGAGGACGGCGACGACGACCTCCTCGCCGCCGTCGCGATCCAGACCGTCACGACCCTCGCGCGTCGCACGTACCTCACCGGTGGGATGGGCGCGCACCACGAGGGCGAGTCGTTCGGCCAGGACCACGAGCTCCCGCCGGACCGCGCGTACTCCGAGACGTGCGCAGGCGTGGCCTCCGTCATGCTCAACCACCGTCTCCTGCTCGCCACCGGTGACCCGCGCCACGCGGACGCCGTCGAGCGCACGCTGTACAACGTCGTCGCGGCGTCCCCCGCCGAGGACGGCCGGTCGTTCTACTACACCAACACGCTCCACCAGCGTGTCCCCGGCGCCGTTCCCGAGGTCGACGTCGCGAGCCCCCGGGCGTCCTCGAGCCTGCGCGCCCCGTGGTTCGAGGTCTCCTGCTGCCCCACGAACCTCACCCGCACGATCGCCACGCTCGGCGCCTACGTGGCCACCGCGGACGACGACGGCGTGCAGCTCCACCAGTACGCCGGAGCGACGGTCCGCGCCACGATCGGCAGCGGCCGCGAGGTCGGCCTGCGCATCGAGACCGCGTACCCGACGGACGGCACGATCCGCGTCGTCGTCACGGAGACCCCCGACGAGTCCTGGACGCTCACCCTGCGGGTCCCGTCCTGGGCCACGGGCGCGACGCTCACCCACGGGGCGACGCACCGCGCCGTCGAGCCCGGCTTCGCGACCCTCGCGCGGAGGTTCGCTGTCGGGGACGTGGTCGAGCTCGTCCTTCCGATGTCCGCCCGGTGGACCTGGCCGGACGCGCGTGTCGACGCGGTACGGGGTCAGGTCGCGGTCGAGCGCGGGCCGCTCGTGATGTGCCTCGAGTCGACCGACCTCGGGGGCAGCGTGAACGTCGTGCGGGTCCGCACCGACGAGCCGCCGGTCGACGAGGGCGGTGTGGTGCGCGTGCACGCGACCCGGCTCGCGCTCGACGAGCCGGGATGGCCCTACGGGTCCCACGACGCGACCGACGGGACGGGCGCCGTCACCGGCGAGGTCGACGCCGGGCTCGTCCCCCTCGTCCCCTACCACCACTGGGCCAACCGTGGCCCGTCGACGATGCGGGTCTGGATGCCCACCGCCGACTGA
- a CDS encoding carbohydrate ABC transporter permease — protein sequence MKQTNGPIALTVKSLLTLMYAVPILWIVLTSFKSPSDVFTTQASFLFRPVTTAYVEAFDGALVTALRQSVLIATGTTLLVLLVAIPAAYGLARTTGHLPTLGLGLLIVLQMMPQTATVIPLFQIFGNWALLDKTLGVVLADTALLIPFATLLLRPFFRSVPPQLEEAASIDGASVLRTFFSIVLPVARNGVYTVGTLVFLLSWGEFLYAVNFFLAPGSYPLSALLAQQVSAFGINWPGLMALAVLTSIPILIVFTATYRLLRDGLSVGAVK from the coding sequence GTGAAGCAGACCAACGGCCCCATCGCGCTCACCGTCAAGAGCCTGCTCACGCTCATGTACGCCGTGCCGATCCTGTGGATCGTCCTCACGTCGTTCAAGAGCCCCTCCGACGTGTTCACGACCCAGGCGTCGTTCCTGTTCCGACCGGTGACGACCGCCTACGTCGAGGCCTTCGACGGCGCCCTGGTCACGGCGCTGCGCCAGTCGGTGCTCATCGCGACCGGGACCACGCTGCTCGTCCTCCTCGTCGCGATCCCCGCCGCGTACGGACTCGCGCGCACCACCGGGCACCTGCCGACCCTCGGGCTCGGTCTGCTGATCGTGCTGCAGATGATGCCGCAGACCGCCACGGTCATCCCGTTGTTCCAGATCTTCGGCAACTGGGCGCTGCTCGACAAGACGCTCGGCGTCGTGCTCGCCGACACCGCCCTGCTGATCCCGTTCGCGACGCTGCTGCTGCGGCCGTTCTTCCGATCCGTGCCACCGCAGCTCGAGGAGGCCGCATCGATCGACGGAGCCTCGGTGCTCCGGACGTTCTTCTCGATCGTCCTCCCCGTGGCACGCAACGGCGTCTACACCGTCGGGACCCTGGTGTTCCTGCTCTCGTGGGGCGAGTTCCTGTACGCGGTGAACTTCTTCCTCGCGCCGGGCAGCTACCCCCTCAGCGCACTCCTCGCGCAGCAGGTCTCGGCCTTCGGCATCAACTGGCCCGGCCTGATGGCGCTGGCCGTGCTCACCTCGATCCCGATCCTCATCGTCTTCACCGCCACCTACCGGCTGCTGCGCGACGGCCTGTCGGTCGGCGCCGTGAAGTAG